A single region of the Bacteroides luhongzhouii genome encodes:
- a CDS encoding LruC domain-containing protein has protein sequence MKQNIAKVFTFSLLASFIGFISCVDNEKNLFNADQLRQIYEETFPVKNIDPDGDWTMSRSVTAHVSVNRDQGIDYKIQIFDANPLSPGSTAKLLAEGTVNQSTTLNVGMDCATALDKVFVARIDEHKRYLVQPAAIENGTVTVHFGDKSTPTRSISRAVATSIPVVEAPYTAEFISDKKMTATEVKNGWDLGAGFGWFEYANLPVFKEQERWFKIPNGTFSGGLTTTGSSGGAQAVKVIVPQGSTWVIENSNQFSNITEIIVENGGKIEVAKNGSLVLTQASYITVMQEGSIVGDRGIQITNSSAGRTNYNAGTIDCDFLKIDGGGSGVDFVNYGTLKLNSYNASTNGTTLINHGTIEVENIDGNNNTNIKNGCYLKAGKLQFGTLVMGNTSEAVCKELTGNGNNNNIVMEAQSMLTCTGKANLFRTVTGPTQGTALLRIHTIDNTSGLAYSNSKVTNNIICEITDQTSNGKNQWEWSSFDWLTNKGLQQGATYCNPGKAEFILPADGDCIKEGYNSDEEPDNVEIRYAVYSYAFEDNYPKAGDYDFNDIVLNVTLPAAGNDVKELKYKIDLRAVGAVKQLGAGLRIRGIDKNNVEEVSFGAGAAQRTASLSSGIFENASYETNGNELVIPLFGDAHYIYGYTGAQRPMLNTGNTSTPLTDIYTLEVNVKLKNAISVPSVTDGLDFFIAYQGIGQKRTEIHLTHFNSATANGQLADNEVLEVIKAVNNTWALCVPDKFAYPIETTVITNAYSKFADWAHDQSSTTDWYKTVSSDKVILY, from the coding sequence ATGAAACAGAACATTGCAAAAGTATTCACTTTCTCGTTATTAGCGTCTTTCATCGGTTTTATCAGTTGTGTTGATAATGAGAAAAATCTGTTTAATGCAGATCAACTGAGACAAATTTACGAAGAAACTTTTCCTGTAAAAAACATCGACCCTGATGGTGATTGGACAATGTCACGAAGCGTGACGGCGCATGTATCAGTCAATAGAGATCAGGGAATAGATTATAAGATACAAATATTTGATGCCAATCCATTAAGTCCGGGAAGTACAGCAAAACTCTTAGCGGAAGGAACTGTCAATCAAAGTACGACTTTGAATGTGGGGATGGATTGTGCAACAGCGCTTGATAAGGTGTTTGTTGCACGTATTGATGAGCACAAACGTTATCTGGTTCAACCGGCAGCGATTGAAAATGGTACAGTGACAGTGCATTTTGGAGACAAAAGTACGCCAACACGTTCTATATCACGAGCTGTGGCGACTAGTATACCAGTTGTGGAAGCTCCATATACAGCAGAGTTTATTAGTGATAAAAAAATGACGGCTACTGAAGTTAAAAACGGTTGGGATTTGGGGGCAGGTTTCGGATGGTTTGAGTATGCTAATTTGCCTGTATTCAAGGAACAAGAACGTTGGTTTAAGATTCCGAATGGTACTTTTAGTGGAGGCTTAACTACCACTGGAAGCAGTGGCGGAGCCCAAGCTGTGAAAGTAATTGTTCCTCAAGGAAGCACATGGGTTATAGAAAATAGTAATCAATTTTCTAATATCACAGAAATTATAGTTGAGAATGGTGGAAAGATAGAGGTCGCTAAAAATGGGAGCCTGGTATTAACTCAAGCTTCTTATATAACTGTGATGCAGGAAGGAAGTATTGTAGGCGACAGAGGTATTCAGATAACAAATAGTTCGGCCGGGCGTACGAACTATAATGCCGGTACGATTGATTGTGACTTTTTGAAAATTGATGGAGGTGGAAGTGGAGTTGATTTTGTGAATTATGGAACACTTAAACTGAATTCTTATAATGCTTCTACCAATGGTACCACATTGATAAATCATGGAACGATTGAAGTTGAAAATATAGATGGTAACAACAATACAAATATTAAAAACGGTTGTTATCTGAAAGCAGGAAAATTACAATTTGGTACGCTTGTTATGGGAAATACTTCCGAAGCTGTTTGCAAAGAATTGACGGGTAATGGAAATAATAATAATATCGTGATGGAAGCACAATCCATGTTGACTTGTACGGGCAAAGCTAATTTATTCAGAACAGTTACCGGTCCGACACAAGGAACTGCCTTATTAAGAATTCATACAATAGACAATACTTCCGGTTTGGCTTATTCTAATTCAAAAGTAACGAATAATATTATTTGTGAAATAACGGATCAAACATCTAATGGTAAAAATCAATGGGAATGGAGTTCTTTTGATTGGCTGACAAATAAAGGATTGCAGCAAGGTGCTACCTATTGTAACCCGGGTAAAGCAGAATTTATACTTCCTGCTGACGGTGACTGTATTAAAGAAGGATATAACTCTGATGAAGAACCGGATAATGTAGAGATCCGATATGCGGTTTATTCTTATGCTTTCGAAGATAACTATCCGAAAGCAGGAGATTATGATTTCAATGATATTGTGTTGAATGTAACTTTGCCTGCAGCCGGTAATGACGTGAAAGAACTGAAATATAAAATCGACCTTCGGGCGGTTGGTGCCGTGAAACAATTAGGTGCTGGTTTGAGAATACGAGGAATAGATAAAAATAATGTAGAAGAGGTAAGTTTTGGTGCAGGCGCTGCTCAACGTACCGCCTCATTAAGTTCCGGGATATTTGAAAATGCATCTTATGAAACGAATGGTAATGAACTTGTGATTCCTTTATTTGGAGATGCACATTATATATATGGATATACAGGAGCACAACGTCCCATGTTGAATACAGGGAATACTAGTACTCCTCTGACCGATATATACACTCTTGAAGTGAACGTCAAACTTAAGAATGCAATATCTGTCCCTAGTGTGACAGATGGTTTAGACTTCTTCATTGCTTATCAGGGGATAGGTCAAAAGAGAACGGAAATCCATTTGACTCATTTTAATTCGGCTACGGCGAATGGCCAATTGGCAGATAATGAAGTGCTCGAGGTAATCAAGGCTGTTAATAATACATGGGCTCTGTGTGTTCCTGATAAATTTGCTTATCCAATAGAAACAACAGTGATAACGAACGCATATTCTAAATTTGCAGATTGGGCACACGATCAGAGCTCAACTACAGATTGGTATAAGACTGTTAGCAGTGATAAGGTGATTCTGTACTAA
- a CDS encoding SLC13 family permease — MIITIIILVLSAVFFVNGKIRSDIVALCALIALLVFQILTPDEALSGFSNSVVIMMIGLFVVGGAIFQTGLAKMISSRILKLAGTSEIRLFLLVMLVTSVIGAFVSNTGTVALMLPIVVSLAMSAGMNPSRLLMPLAFASSMGGMMTLIGTPPNLVIQNTLTSAGLEPLSFFSFLPVGIVCVIVGTLVLMPLSKWFLSKKGQKDDNKRSGKSLKQLVNEYGLSSNLFRLQVIKDSRLLGKTIIDLDVRRKYGLNIMEVRRGDASQHRFLKTITQKFAAPDTMLEVEDILYVTGDFDKVQLFAEDYLLEILGDHATEETKNTASSLDFYDIGIAEIVLMPSSNLINQTIKEAGFRDKYNVNVLGIRRKKEYLLQDLGNERIHSGDVLLVQGTWNNIARLSKEDSDWVVLGQPLAEAAKVTLDYKAPVAAAIMVLMVAMMVFDFIPVAPVTAVMIAGILMVLTGCFRNVEAAYKTINWESIVLIAAMLPMSLALEKTGASEYISNTLVNGLGSYGPIALMAGIYFTTSLMTMFISNTATAVLLAPIALQSAIQIGVSPVPFLFAVTVGASMCFASPFSTPPNALVMPAGQYTFMDYVKVGLPLQIIMGIVMIFVLPLIFPF, encoded by the coding sequence ATGATAATAACTATTATTATTCTCGTTCTTTCGGCTGTCTTTTTCGTGAACGGTAAGATTCGTTCGGATATTGTGGCACTATGTGCGCTGATAGCCTTACTTGTTTTTCAGATATTAACTCCTGACGAGGCACTCTCCGGTTTTTCCAATTCGGTAGTCATTATGATGATCGGATTGTTTGTAGTAGGAGGGGCTATTTTTCAGACGGGACTGGCAAAAATGATTAGTTCCCGAATTCTTAAACTTGCGGGAACCAGTGAGATTCGGTTGTTTCTATTGGTGATGTTGGTGACTTCTGTCATTGGTGCGTTTGTCAGTAATACAGGTACGGTGGCATTGATGCTTCCTATTGTTGTTAGTCTGGCGATGAGTGCCGGCATGAATCCCAGCAGGCTGTTGATGCCGTTGGCTTTTGCAAGTAGTATGGGAGGTATGATGACTTTGATTGGTACTCCGCCGAACCTTGTGATACAGAATACGTTGACTTCCGCCGGACTTGAGCCGCTTTCTTTCTTCTCTTTCCTGCCTGTCGGCATTGTCTGTGTAATTGTCGGTACACTGGTTCTGATGCCGCTTAGTAAATGGTTTCTTTCTAAAAAAGGCCAGAAAGATGATAATAAACGTTCGGGCAAGTCATTGAAACAGTTGGTTAATGAATATGGACTCTCCAGTAATTTGTTTCGTTTACAGGTGATAAAAGATTCACGGCTTTTGGGGAAGACAATTATTGACTTGGATGTTCGCCGTAAATACGGGCTGAATATTATGGAAGTTCGTCGTGGTGATGCATCGCAACATCGTTTTCTGAAAACGATTACTCAAAAGTTTGCTGCACCGGACACGATGTTAGAAGTAGAGGATATTTTGTATGTGACTGGAGACTTTGATAAGGTGCAACTCTTTGCGGAAGATTACCTGTTGGAGATCTTGGGCGACCATGCAACGGAAGAAACAAAAAACACGGCTAGCTCTCTGGATTTTTATGATATTGGTATTGCTGAAATAGTATTGATGCCATCCTCTAATTTGATAAACCAGACAATTAAAGAAGCTGGTTTCCGTGATAAGTATAATGTGAACGTATTGGGGATTCGTCGTAAAAAGGAATACTTATTACAAGATTTGGGGAATGAGCGTATTCATAGTGGTGACGTGCTTTTGGTACAAGGAACCTGGAATAATATAGCCCGTCTTAGTAAGGAAGATTCTGATTGGGTTGTTTTGGGGCAACCTTTGGCGGAAGCGGCTAAAGTTACGTTAGATTATAAAGCTCCGGTAGCAGCTGCTATTATGGTATTAATGGTGGCAATGATGGTTTTTGACTTCATTCCGGTTGCTCCGGTTACAGCTGTTATGATAGCGGGTATATTGATGGTGCTCACGGGATGTTTCCGCAATGTGGAAGCGGCTTATAAAACGATCAACTGGGAAAGTATTGTATTGATTGCTGCCATGCTCCCTATGTCTCTGGCATTGGAGAAAACGGGAGCTTCAGAATATATTTCCAATACATTGGTGAACGGATTGGGATCATACGGACCGATTGCATTGATGGCAGGTATTTATTTTACAACTTCGTTGATGACGATGTTTATTAGTAATACGGCTACCGCTGTTTTGCTTGCTCCGATTGCTTTGCAAAGTGCCATACAGATTGGAGTCAGTCCGGTTCCTTTCTTGTTTGCCGTGACGGTAGGTGCAAGTATGTGTTTTGCTTCTCCATTCTCTACACCGCCTAATGCCTTGGTGATGCCTGCCGGACAATATACCTTTATGGATTATGTAAAAGTAGGATTGCCGTTGCAGATTATTATGGGAATCGTGATGATTTTTGTATTGCCATTGATTTTTCCCTTTTAG
- a CDS encoding PAS domain-containing sensor histidine kinase: MANNILLISWIGEAHWGYNYLLVIILLLIISILLYRIRKLQKTIKKTNHSYRFSFDILDNLPFPIFVKDITNDFRYYYWNKESAAQSGISSEEAIGHTDYEIYGEERGEKYRNIDKELVQENKVYRKEEKYTTPDGITHDTIAVKSIISWEGEKRWLLATRWDITQLKNYERELVAAKEELEKALKKQKLALKSIDFGLIYIDKNYRVQWEETRQIASLVKGRQYIPGKICYQTSALRNEPCRQCAFKKAIEQGKIIRHTIRIDDVDFEVTATPVFGDEKETEIIGGLLRFENITEKLKMNRMLQEAKEKAEESNRLKSAFLANMSHEIRTPLNAIVGFSEMVCQTEEEEERQEFVKIISNNNILLLQLIDDILDLSKIEAGTMEFTFAQTDINELMEGICRQMQEKNSSPEVQIAFRERADQCIINTDRIRLSQVIINFTNNALKFTSKGSIEMGYRIDEASDEIYFYVKDTGIGIPADKIDKVFERFVKLNSFIKGTGLGLAICRVIVERLGGVIGAESKEGEGSCFWFKIPRTENIEK; this comes from the coding sequence ATGGCAAACAATATTTTGTTAATTTCATGGATTGGCGAAGCACATTGGGGTTATAATTATTTACTGGTAATTATTTTACTCCTTATCATCAGCATCTTATTATATAGAATCCGCAAATTACAAAAAACAATTAAAAAGACCAATCATTCCTATCGTTTCTCTTTTGATATTCTCGACAACCTCCCTTTTCCTATCTTCGTAAAAGACATTACAAATGATTTCCGATACTATTACTGGAATAAAGAATCGGCCGCTCAATCCGGCATTAGCAGTGAAGAAGCCATCGGACATACAGACTATGAAATATACGGAGAAGAAAGAGGAGAAAAATACCGGAATATAGACAAAGAACTCGTACAAGAAAACAAAGTATATCGCAAGGAAGAAAAATATACCACCCCCGATGGAATCACACATGATACGATTGCCGTAAAATCAATTATTTCATGGGAAGGAGAAAAAAGATGGCTGTTGGCAACCCGATGGGATATCACTCAACTCAAGAATTATGAAAGAGAATTAGTTGCAGCCAAAGAAGAACTGGAAAAAGCATTGAAGAAGCAGAAACTAGCTCTAAAAAGTATTGATTTCGGACTTATCTATATTGATAAAAACTATCGGGTACAATGGGAAGAAACAAGACAAATCGCCAGTCTGGTAAAAGGAAGACAATACATACCGGGAAAAATTTGCTATCAGACCAGTGCGCTCCGTAATGAACCGTGTAGACAATGTGCTTTCAAAAAAGCAATCGAACAAGGCAAAATTATCCGACATACAATCAGAATAGACGATGTAGATTTTGAAGTGACCGCAACCCCCGTTTTCGGTGACGAAAAAGAAACTGAAATTATTGGCGGATTACTTCGTTTTGAAAACATCACTGAAAAATTAAAAATGAACAGGATGTTGCAGGAGGCAAAGGAAAAAGCCGAAGAATCCAATCGACTGAAATCTGCCTTTCTCGCTAATATGAGCCACGAAATACGAACCCCACTAAACGCAATTGTAGGATTCTCCGAAATGGTTTGTCAAACAGAGGAGGAGGAAGAAAGACAGGAATTCGTAAAAATTATCTCCAACAACAATATCTTATTATTGCAACTGATAGACGATATTCTGGATCTTTCCAAAATCGAAGCCGGTACCATGGAATTCACATTTGCGCAAACTGACATTAATGAACTGATGGAAGGCATTTGCAGACAAATGCAAGAAAAAAACTCTTCACCAGAGGTACAAATCGCATTCAGAGAGAGAGCAGATCAATGTATTATAAATACGGACCGCATACGTTTATCACAGGTTATCATCAACTTTACAAATAATGCCTTAAAATTCACTTCCAAAGGTTCTATCGAAATGGGATACCGGATTGATGAAGCAAGTGATGAAATATACTTTTATGTAAAAGATACAGGTATCGGAATTCCTGCTGACAAAATAGATAAGGTGTTCGAACGTTTCGTCAAACTGAATTCGTTTATTAAAGGAACAGGACTCGGACTAGCCATTTGCCGTGTCATAGTAGAACGACTGGGCGGAGTGATCGGAGCAGAATCTAAAGAAGGAGAAGGTTCTTGTTTCTGGTTCAAAATTCCAAGAACAGAGAATATTGAGAAATAA
- a CDS encoding iron-containing alcohol dehydrogenase, giving the protein MENFIFQNPVKLIMGKGMIARLAKEIPSDKRIMITFGGGSVKKNGVYDQVKEALKDHFTVEFWGIEPNPAIETLRKAIALGKEEKVDYLLAVGGGSVIDGTKLISAGILYDGDAWDLVLAGRPVTHTVPLSTVLTLPATGSEMNNGAVISRRETKEKYPFYANYPIFSILDPEVTFTLPPHQVACGLADTFVHVMEQYMTTPGQSRVMDRWAEGILQTLVEIAPKIRENQHDYQLMADFMLSATMALNGFIAMGVSQDWATHMIGHEITALHGLTHGHTLAIVLPATLQVLHEEKGDKLLQYGERVWGITSGTREERIDEAICRTEEFFRSLGLTTRLHEENIGQETILEIERRFNERGAKYGENGNVTGAVARRILETAL; this is encoded by the coding sequence ATGGAAAATTTTATTTTTCAAAATCCCGTGAAACTGATCATGGGAAAAGGGATGATTGCCCGGCTGGCTAAAGAAATACCATCCGACAAACGTATTATGATTACTTTTGGTGGCGGAAGCGTAAAGAAAAACGGAGTGTACGATCAAGTAAAGGAAGCATTAAAGGACCATTTTACGGTAGAATTCTGGGGAATCGAGCCCAATCCTGCCATCGAAACTCTCCGTAAAGCTATTGCTTTGGGAAAAGAAGAGAAAGTGGACTATTTGCTGGCTGTTGGCGGCGGTTCTGTTATTGATGGTACGAAATTGATTTCCGCAGGAATCCTGTATGATGGTGATGCCTGGGATTTAGTACTTGCCGGCCGACCGGTAACTCATACTGTACCTCTTTCCACTGTATTGACTTTGCCGGCTACCGGTTCGGAGATGAATAACGGAGCAGTTATTTCCCGCCGCGAAACGAAAGAGAAATATCCTTTTTATGCCAACTATCCAATCTTCTCTATTCTCGATCCGGAAGTAACCTTTACCTTGCCTCCTCATCAGGTGGCTTGTGGATTGGCCGATACCTTTGTTCATGTGATGGAGCAATATATGACTACTCCCGGACAGAGTCGCGTTATGGACCGTTGGGCGGAAGGTATTCTGCAAACTTTGGTGGAGATCGCTCCGAAAATTCGTGAAAACCAGCATGATTATCAACTGATGGCTGATTTTATGCTTTCGGCTACAATGGCATTGAATGGGTTTATTGCTATGGGAGTGTCTCAAGACTGGGCTACTCACATGATCGGGCATGAAATTACTGCGTTGCACGGATTGACACATGGCCATACGTTAGCTATTGTTCTTCCTGCTACTCTGCAAGTGCTTCATGAAGAAAAAGGAGATAAGCTTTTGCAGTATGGTGAAAGAGTTTGGGGAATTACTTCCGGTACGAGAGAAGAGCGGATTGATGAAGCGATTTGCCGTACCGAAGAATTTTTCCGTTCACTGGGACTGACTACACGTTTGCATGAAGAGAACATCGGACAGGAAACTATTCTGGAAATCGAACGCCGCTTCAATGAGCGTGGTGCTAAATATGGCGAGAATGGAAATGTAACAGGTGCTGTCGCTCGTAGAATATTAGAGACTGCACTGTAG
- the trpB gene encoding tryptophan synthase subunit beta: MKSFLVDQDGYYGEFGGAYVPEILHKCVEELTNKYLEVIESEDFKKEFDQLLRDYVGRPSPLYLAKRLSEKYGCKLYLKREDLNHTGAHKINNTIGQILLARRMGKKRIIAETGAGQHGVATATVCALMDMECIVYMGKTDVERQHINVEKMKMLGATVIPVTSGNMTLKDATNEAIRDWCCHPADTYYIIGSTVGPHPYPDMVARLQSVISEEIKKQLQEKEGRDYPDYLIACVGGGSNAAGTIYHYINDERVGIILAEAGGKGIETGMTAATIQLGKMGIIHGARTYVIQNEDGQIEEPYSISAGLDYPGIGPIHANLAAQSRANVLAINDDEAIEAAYELTQLEGIIPALESAHALGALKKLKFKPEDIVVLTVSGRGDKDIETYLSFNEQL; encoded by the coding sequence ATGAAAAGTTTTTTAGTTGACCAGGATGGCTATTACGGAGAATTCGGTGGTGCTTATGTACCGGAAATCCTCCACAAATGTGTTGAGGAACTAACGAATAAGTACCTCGAAGTGATTGAAAGCGAAGATTTTAAAAAGGAATTCGACCAGTTACTGCGTGACTACGTAGGACGTCCTTCTCCACTCTATCTGGCCAAACGTCTTTCTGAAAAGTACGGTTGCAAATTGTATCTGAAGCGGGAAGACCTGAATCATACAGGTGCTCACAAAATCAACAACACCATCGGACAAATCTTACTGGCACGCCGCATGGGAAAGAAGCGTATCATCGCCGAAACCGGAGCCGGACAACATGGAGTAGCAACAGCTACCGTCTGTGCATTGATGGATATGGAATGTATCGTTTATATGGGAAAGACGGATGTAGAACGCCAGCACATTAATGTAGAGAAAATGAAAATGTTGGGAGCCACCGTTATCCCTGTCACTTCCGGAAACATGACGCTGAAAGACGCAACCAACGAAGCGATCCGCGACTGGTGCTGTCATCCTGCCGACACTTATTATATCATCGGATCTACCGTAGGTCCTCATCCCTACCCTGACATGGTGGCACGCCTGCAATCTGTTATCAGCGAAGAAATCAAAAAGCAACTACAAGAAAAAGAAGGACGTGATTATCCGGATTATTTGATAGCCTGCGTCGGAGGAGGAAGTAATGCTGCCGGAACGATTTATCATTATATCAACGACGAACGGGTAGGCATTATCCTGGCGGAAGCGGGAGGTAAAGGAATAGAAACCGGAATGACCGCCGCTACCATCCAACTCGGCAAAATGGGAATTATCCACGGAGCACGTACCTACGTCATCCAAAACGAGGACGGACAGATCGAGGAGCCATACTCCATTTCCGCCGGACTGGATTATCCGGGCATTGGTCCGATACACGCTAACCTTGCCGCCCAAAGCCGCGCCAATGTATTGGCAATCAACGACGACGAAGCGATAGAGGCTGCCTACGAACTGACCCAACTCGAAGGTATTATCCCTGCGTTGGAATCTGCCCATGCATTAGGAGCTTTGAAAAAATTGAAGTTCAAGCCGGAAGATATTGTTGTATTGACTGTTTCAGGACGAGGAGACAAAGATATTGAAACCTATTTGTCGTTTAACGAACAGCTATAA
- a CDS encoding anthranilate synthase component I family protein, which produces MKTFNYTTHSKQVLGDMHTPVSIYLKVRDMYPQSALMESSDYHAGENSLSFIALCPLASIGVNGGIVTANYPDNSRTEEPLTKTFNVEKAMNRFINQFQVTGDDKNVCGLYGYTTFNAVKYFEHIPVKESHDEQNDAPDLLYILYKYIVVFNHFKNELTLVEMLSEGEESGLPELEAAIENRNYASYNFSVTGPVTSPITDEEHKANVRKGIAHCMRGDVFQIVLSRRFIQPYAGDDFKVYRALRSINPSPYLFYFDFGGYRIFGSSPETHCKIENDRAYIDPIAGTTRRTGDTVKDRELTEALLADPKENAEHVMLVDLARNDLSRNCHDVRVVFYKEPQYYSHVIHLVSRVSGMLNEGADKIKTFIDTFPAGTLSGAPKVRAMQLISEIEPHNRGAYGGCIGFIGLNGELNQAITIRTFVSRNNELWFQAGGGIVARSQDEYELQEVNNKLGALKKAIDLAVKLKN; this is translated from the coding sequence ATGAAAACATTTAATTATACTACCCATAGCAAACAAGTGCTCGGAGATATGCATACTCCCGTCAGCATTTATCTGAAAGTGCGCGACATGTATCCGCAATCCGCATTAATGGAAAGTTCCGATTATCATGCAGGAGAAAATTCCCTGTCATTTATAGCCCTTTGCCCTTTGGCAAGTATCGGTGTAAACGGTGGTATTGTTACTGCCAACTATCCCGATAATAGCCGTACGGAAGAACCGTTGACAAAAACATTCAATGTAGAAAAGGCCATGAACCGATTTATCAATCAGTTCCAGGTGACCGGAGATGATAAGAATGTATGCGGACTTTACGGATACACGACGTTTAATGCTGTGAAATACTTCGAGCATATCCCGGTGAAAGAAAGTCACGATGAACAGAATGATGCTCCGGATTTATTATACATATTATATAAGTATATCGTTGTTTTCAATCATTTCAAAAATGAACTGACATTAGTTGAAATGTTGTCCGAAGGAGAAGAAAGCGGTTTGCCGGAATTGGAAGCAGCCATCGAAAACCGGAATTATGCTTCCTATAATTTCTCTGTAACAGGCCCCGTAACCAGCCCCATCACTGACGAAGAGCACAAAGCAAATGTCCGCAAAGGAATCGCACACTGTATGCGCGGAGATGTTTTTCAAATCGTGCTTTCCAGAAGATTTATCCAACCTTATGCCGGAGATGATTTCAAAGTTTATCGCGCACTTCGCAGCATCAATCCTTCTCCTTATCTTTTCTACTTCGACTTCGGAGGATATCGCATCTTTGGTTCTTCGCCGGAAACACATTGCAAAATTGAAAACGACCGTGCCTACATTGATCCGATTGCCGGAACCACCCGTCGCACAGGAGACACGGTAAAAGACCGCGAATTGACGGAAGCTTTATTGGCCGACCCTAAAGAAAATGCAGAGCATGTCATGTTGGTTGATCTTGCAAGAAACGACCTTTCACGTAATTGCCATGATGTACGCGTGGTATTCTATAAAGAGCCACAATATTATAGTCATGTTATTCACTTGGTAAGCCGTGTCAGCGGTATGTTGAATGAAGGCGCAGACAAAATAAAAACGTTTATTGACACGTTTCCGGCCGGTACGTTAAGCGGTGCTCCAAAGGTACGCGCTATGCAGTTAATCAGTGAAATCGAGCCACATAATCGTGGCGCCTATGGTGGCTGTATCGGATTTATCGGATTGAACGGCGAATTAAACCAAGCGATCACCATCCGCACTTTTGTAAGCCGCAACAACGAGCTATGGTTCCAGGCCGGAGGAGGTATTGTAGCACGCAGTCAGGATGAATATGAGCTACAAGAGGTAAACAACAAACTGGGAGCACTGAAAAAGGCGATTGATTTAGCAGTCAAATTAAAAAATTAG
- a CDS encoding anthranilate synthase component II has protein sequence MKILLLDNYDSFTYNLLHVVKELGATDVEVVRNDQIELDEVNRFNKIILSPGPGIPEEAGLLLPIIKRYAPTKSILGVCLGHQAIGEAFGAHLKNLKEVYHGVQTPVNIIGQDLLFEGLGKEIPVGRYHSWVISREGFPDCLEITAESQEGQIMAIRHKTYNVHGIQFHPESVLTPQGKEIIKNFLND, from the coding sequence ATGAAAATATTACTTTTAGATAACTACGACTCTTTCACTTATAACCTGCTACATGTAGTGAAAGAATTAGGGGCCACAGATGTAGAAGTAGTCCGCAACGACCAGATAGAACTTGATGAAGTAAATCGTTTTAATAAAATCATTCTGTCTCCCGGACCGGGCATACCCGAAGAAGCCGGATTGTTACTACCTATTATTAAAAGATACGCTCCGACCAAAAGTATTCTGGGTGTCTGCCTGGGTCATCAGGCTATCGGCGAAGCCTTTGGAGCACATCTGAAAAACCTCAAAGAAGTATATCATGGCGTACAAACTCCGGTGAATATCATTGGTCAGGATCTGCTTTTTGAAGGGTTAGGAAAGGAAATCCCTGTCGGAAGATATCATTCCTGGGTAATCAGCCGGGAAGGATTTCCCGACTGTCTGGAAATAACGGCAGAAAGTCAGGAGGGACAAATCATGGCAATCCGCCATAAAACGTATAATGTACATGGTATTCAGTTCCATCCCGAATCAGTATTAACTCCGCAAGGAAAAGAAATTATCAAAAACTTCTTAAACGATTAA